One genomic region from Impatiens glandulifera unplaced genomic scaffold, dImpGla2.1, whole genome shotgun sequence encodes:
- the LOC124918167 gene encoding uncharacterized mitochondrial protein AtMg00810-like, translating to MEELSFFFGLQVRQIERGTFINQSKYTKKLLKKFGMEYFFATSTSMSSSIKLDKDEHGQGVDITTYRGIIGSLLYLTTSRPNILFGVGDSRCRTVVSEVSSFNITSYSDADYAGCKIDRKSTSGTCQFFGDRLVSLYNKKQTSVATSTAKAEYLTAGSYCAQLLWIQQQLRDFVITTEKTPIFCDNTSAIA from the exons ATGGAGGAGTTAAGTTTCTTTTTTGGTCTCCAGGTTCGGCAGATAGAAAGAGGAACgttcatcaaccaatccaagtATACAAAGAagttgctaaagaaatttgggatggaatACTTCTTTGCAACTTCCACTTctatgagctcatcaatcaagctaGATAAGGATGAACATGGTCAAGGAGTGGACATCACAACCTATCGTGGAATAATCGGATCACTTCTATACCTAACAACTAGTCGACCGAACATTCTGTTTGGggtcgga gATTCAAGATGTAGGACTGTGGTATCTGAAGTATCTAGTTTCAATATAACGAGctactctgatgcagattatgcaggttgtaaaatCGACCGTAAGAGTACTAGTGGGACATGCCAGTTCTTTGGTGACCGACTTGTTTCCTTGTATAACAAGAAGCAAACTTCAGTTGCAACTTCAACGGCAAAAGCAGAGTATCTTACAGCCGGCAGCTATTGTGctcaacttctatggattcaacagcaactgaGGGACTTTGTTATTACGACTGAGAAaactccaattttctgtgacaacaccagtgcaatAGCGTAA